A single Pseudomonas sp. HN11 DNA region contains:
- a CDS encoding efflux RND transporter periplasmic adaptor subunit: MGGRISTFILGLGLLALLSGCSEDNAEPKQHSRVFVQTVQPADFAAAVTLTGDIQARVQTDLSFRVGGKIIQRMVDVGDRVTAKQVLAKLDPKDLQTNVDSAQAQVVAEQARVKQTAAAFVRQEKLLPKGYTSRSEYDSAQAALRSSQSALAAAQAQLANAREQLGYTALIAEAPGVITARQAEVGQVVQATVPIFSLARDGERDAVFNVYESLLVEPPPDAPITVSLLDNPSIKVQGKVREVTPAVAANTGTVQVKIALQALPKGMELGSVVSATANGPAKASIELPWAALTKDLSEPAVWLIDGDGKAQLHKVTVARYLTGKVIIGDGLKGGEKVVVAGGQLLHPGMLVEIAQQGAQP, translated from the coding sequence ATGGGCGGTCGTATTTCCACCTTTATTCTAGGCCTTGGCCTACTGGCGCTTTTGAGCGGCTGTAGCGAGGACAATGCCGAACCGAAGCAGCATTCACGGGTGTTTGTACAGACCGTGCAGCCGGCGGATTTTGCCGCAGCAGTCACGTTGACCGGCGATATCCAGGCCCGTGTGCAAACCGATCTGTCCTTCCGTGTGGGCGGCAAGATCATCCAGCGCATGGTGGACGTGGGCGACCGTGTGACCGCCAAGCAAGTGCTGGCCAAGCTCGATCCCAAAGACTTGCAGACCAACGTCGATTCCGCCCAGGCCCAGGTCGTGGCCGAGCAGGCGCGGGTCAAACAGACGGCCGCCGCCTTCGTGCGCCAGGAAAAACTCCTGCCCAAGGGCTACACCAGCCGCAGCGAATACGATTCCGCCCAGGCCGCGCTGCGCAGCAGCCAAAGCGCGCTGGCCGCCGCCCAGGCCCAACTGGCCAATGCCCGCGAACAGCTCGGCTATACCGCGCTGATCGCTGAAGCGCCGGGAGTGATTACCGCGCGCCAGGCAGAAGTCGGCCAGGTAGTGCAGGCCACCGTGCCGATCTTCAGCCTGGCGCGGGATGGCGAGCGCGATGCGGTGTTCAATGTGTATGAGTCGCTGCTGGTGGAGCCGCCGCCGGACGCGCCGATCACCGTCAGTCTGCTGGATAACCCGAGCATCAAGGTCCAGGGCAAAGTGCGTGAAGTCACGCCTGCCGTGGCGGCCAACACGGGCACCGTGCAGGTGAAAATCGCCCTGCAAGCGTTGCCCAAGGGCATGGAGTTGGGTTCTGTAGTGAGCGCCACCGCCAATGGCCCGGCCAAGGCCAGTATCGAATTACCTTGGGCTGCGCTAACCAAAGATCTCAGCGAGCCCGCCGTTTGGCTGATCGACGGCGACGGCAAGGCGCAATTGCACAAGGTCACCGTGGCGCGTTACCTCACCGGCAAAGTCATCATTGGTGACGGCCTCAAGGGCGGCGAAAAAGTCGTGGTGGCCGGCGGGCAATTGCTGCACCCCGGCATGCTGGTCGAGATCGCCCAGCAAGGAGCCCAACCATGA